The following proteins are encoded in a genomic region of Bombus pyrosoma isolate SC7728 linkage group LG1, ASM1482585v1, whole genome shotgun sequence:
- the LOC122566402 gene encoding integrin alpha-8-like isoform X2 has protein sequence MVYRILVIEIFLLFVGTVYGYNVDIDFPIIYSYNVNNYFGYTVRLYYEPDTDTPWLIVGAPKGNYSLPSIQRFPYLIEPGVVFRCAIKNSKCQIIKPEKIENEKGYETRFAMNILIRKQFGWFGSAISVDEINGILTVCAPRTIVVISKPFTNINFETLQGMCYSGKVSSGVLSIEDKNLMSYSFDSKFWYNPLHGFSVHYASMKQTKGNEDKKERKINRIIGKPKHEDYGTVDVVYLNETMSIELSFLDNLSQFGYSVESGYFFKKDQLLFVSGAPGWHYVGTVIIVNPESREFVTKLDGTHIGEFFGASLAVGDLNNDGLDDLLIGAPLWGEDNGRVYVFVGTSKGQFEMTQILYGTAEGGHFGYAIASGDLDADGFDDIIVGSPWENDGVIYVFNGGSDYLEVSERIEAAKFLLRPSQKIQRFGFSISKPIDIDANGYLDIAVGAYKSGHAIILRSKPVTRTQLLIETVPNTLQRDARQFLVKICPLYFVRNVRYNSEQGTSIKSKITVTIDERYQRTQQTILELKSSNLTSNVCLSAQVNISRNIRDFIEPISIFAKHDFLYDNTSSNFCKYCLVEERNNKLQTAQAFLPFNIGCGEDKVCNSNISATAKFYNIQYNDTWVIGSSDISLEISLKNYGEPAYLTILEFTFPERIMLRSILPFCQEDNSKENLIVICDTGNPIWNGEERSVKLNLDMRHLINGSLYDHNKLYFYAIIKTRSINHGMTNISKTLNLINEVSLSLHGKANEEAYYLTTLNESSSNITFQHTYQVYKLGASPIEDAQLVVKVPLAKEDSTTLIYMYKPQLYISGELFECSSESTLVDSQLGEVQEESFLDKFDMHERNVEASVVYLSDAKNVQTPETLNKNLTDNIIYINCSTPEIACTTIVCSLNTLKTLQDVGKLVIKFLLNVDKFKANFRNKRAVVKFITEVNVEIIKPDERLDINGTRSTVEVMTMFYYTPKMEKLQLWIIIVSVLVGLLLLCICVAILNMLGFFKRKGKQDLTKQEIDE, from the exons ATGGTTTACAGAATACTTGTTATAGAAATATTCCTCTTGTTCGTTGGAACAGTGTATGGATATAATGTAGACATAGattttcctattatttattcttataacgttaataattatttcggtTACACTGTACGTTTATACTACGAACCGGACACTGATACACCCTG GTTGATAGTTGGAGCACCGAAAGGAAATTATTCCTTGCCTTCTATACAGAGATTTCCGTACCTGATCGAACCTGGTGTCGTGTTCCGGTGTGCGATTAAAAATAGCAAATGTCAAATAATCAAGCCAGAAAAGATTGAGAACGAAAAAGGATACGAAACGCGGTTCGCAATGAACATACTTATACGGAAACAATTTGGTTGGTTTGGGAGTGCCATTTCTGTAGACGAAATAAATGGGATTCTGACA GTGTGCGCACCACGGACAATTGTAGTGATTTCAAAACCAttcacaaatattaatttcgaaactttGCAAGGCATGTGTTACAgtggaaaagtttcttcgGGCGTGTTGTCAATCGAAGACAAGAATCTTATGTCCTATA GTTTTGATTCGAAATTTTGGTACAATCCGCTTCATGGTTTTTCTGTTCATTATGCTTCAATGaag caAACCAAAGGCAACGAAGacaaaaaagagagaaaaataaatcgcaTCATAGGGAAGCCAAAACACGAAGATTATGGCACCGTGGATGtagtatatttaaatgaaacgatGTCCATAGAGTTGTCGTTTCTTGACAATTTATCTCAGTTTG GATACAGCGTTGAATCTGGATACTTTTTCAAAAAAGATCAATTACTCTTCGTCAGTGGGGCTCCCGGGTGGCACTATGTTGGCACG GTAATAATAGTCAACCCAGAGTCCCGTGAGTTCGTTACAAAGCTAGATGGAACTCATATTGGCGAATTTTTTGGAGCCAGTTTGGCCGTAGGGGATTTAAACAATGACGGTCTAGATGATCTTCTAATTGGAGCACCCCTTTGGGGAGAAGATAACGGCAGAGTCTATGTATTTGTCGGTACATCCAAA GGACAATTTGAAATGACTCAAATATTATACGGGACCGCAGAAGGAGGTCATTTTGGATATGCCATAGCTAGCGGTGATTTGGATGCTGATGGATTCGATG ATATTATTGTGGGATCACCTTGGGAGAACGATGGCGTGATCTATGTATTCAATGGCGGTTCAGATTATCTGGAAGTGTCGGAGCGAATCGAAGCTGcaaaatttttactgcgtCCTTCGCAGAAAATACAGAGATTTGGATTTTCAATATCAAAACCGATTGACATCGATGCAAATGG ATATTTGGATATCGCAGTTGGCGCATACAAATCAGGACACGCTATAATACTACGTAGTAAACCAGTAACAAGAACACAACTTTTAATTGAGACTGTACCTAATACTTTACAAAGAGACGCTAGGCAATTCTTGGTTAAAATATGCCCGCTATACTTTGTACGTAATGTACGTTATAATAGTGAGCAAGgtacat CTATAAAATCTAAGATTACAGTTACTATAGACGAACGTTACCAGCGAACTCAACAAACAATTTTGGAGTTGAAATCTTCTAACTTGACGTCAAATGTTTGCCTATCTGCTCAAGTTAATATTTCG AGAAACATACGAGATTTTATCGAGCCGATTAGTATTTTTGCGAAACatgattttttatatgataatacgtcgagtaatttttgcaaatactGTCTTGTTGAAGAGcgaaacaataaattacaaactgCTCAAGCTTTCCTTCCTTTCAACATCGGCTGTGGAGAAGATAAAGTTTGTAATTCTAATATATCCGCTactgcaaaattttataatatacaatacaatgATACGTGGGTTATTGGTTCGAGCGATATAAGTTTAGAAATCAGTTTGAAAAACTATGGAGAACCTGCGTACCTTACTATACTTGAGTTCACATTCCCTGAGAGAATAATGTTACGTAGCATTTTACCCTTTTGTCAAGAAGACaactcgaaagaaaatttaatagtaaTCTGTGATACGGGAAACCCCATTTGGAACGGAGAGGAG agaagtGTTAAATTAAACTTGGATATGAGACACTTAATTAATGGATCGCTGTATGaccataataaattatatttttacgcaaTCATAAAAACTCGTAGTATAAATCATGGAATGACAAACATAAGCAAAActcttaatttaataaacgaggTTTCTCTATCTCTGCATGG gaAAGCAAATGAAGAAGCCTACTATTTAACTACTTTAAACGAAAGTTCTTCAAATATTACTTTTCAACATACTTATCAAGTGTATAAACTTGGAGCATCGCCTATAGAAGATGCACAACTTGTTGTTAAAGTGCCATTAGCTAAAGAAGACTCAACAACGttgatatatatgtacaaaccTCAA CTATACATATCAGGGGAACTTTTTGAATGCTCTTCCGAGAGTACTTTAGTAGATAGTCAACTAGGTGAAGTTCAAGAGGAATCATTCTTAGATAAATTTGATATGCACGAAAGAAACGTAGAGGCTTCAGTCGTATACCTAAGTGACGCGAAGAATGTTCAAACTCCAGAAAcattgaacaaaaatttgacagataatattatttatataaattgttcaaCACCTGAGATAGCTTGTACGACCATCGTATGCAGTTTAAATACGCTGAAAACGTTACAAGATGTTGGAAAGTTagtgattaaatttttattaaatgtcgATAAATTTAAAG CCAACTTTAGGAATAAAAGAGCCGTTGTCAAATTTATCACCGAGGTGAACGTAGAAATCATAAAACCAGATGAAAGGCTAGATATCAATGGAACCCg TTCAACAGTAGAAGTTATGACAATGTTTTATTACACTCCAAAAATGGAAAAGCTACAGCTATGGATTATTATCGTTTCTGTTTTGGTCGGACTGTTATTATTATGCATTTGTGTCGCAATTTTAAACATG tTAGGTTTCTTTAAACGGAAAGGGAAACAGGACTTAACGAAACAAGAAATTGATGAA TGA
- the LOC122566402 gene encoding integrin alpha-8-like isoform X4, with product MNILIRKQFGWFGSAISVDEINGILTVCAPRTIVVISKPFTNINFETLQGMCYSGKVSSGVLSIEDKNLMSYSFDSKFWYNPLHGFSVHYASMKQTKGNEDKKERKINRIIGKPKHEDYGTVDVVYLNETMSIELSFLDNLSQFGYSVESGYFFKKDQLLFVSGAPGWHYVGTVIIVNPESREFVTKLDGTHIGEFFGASLAVGDLNNDGLDDLLIGAPLWGEDNGRVYVFVGTSKGQFEMTQILYGTAEGGHFGYAIASGDLDADGFDDIIVGSPWENDGVIYVFNGGSDYLEVSERIEAAKFLLRPSQKIQRFGFSISKPIDIDANGYLDIAVGAYKSGHAIILRSKPVTRTQLLIETVPNTLQRDARQFLVKICPLYFVRNVRYNSEQVNHNSFLAIKSKITVTIDERYQRTQQTILELKSSNLTSNVCLSAQVNISRNIRDFIEPISIFAKHDFLYDNTSSNFCKYCLVEERNNKLQTAQAFLPFNIGCGEDKVCNSNISATAKFYNIQYNDTWVIGSSDISLEISLKNYGEPAYLTILEFTFPERIMLRSILPFCQEDNSKENLIVICDTGNPIWNGEERSVKLNLDMRHLINGSLYDHNKLYFYAIIKTRSINHGMTNISKTLNLINEVSLSLHGKANEEAYYLTTLNESSSNITFQHTYQVYKLGASPIEDAQLVVKVPLAKEDSTTLIYMYKPQLYISGELFECSSESTLVDSQLGEVQEESFLDKFDMHERNVEASVVYLSDAKNVQTPETLNKNLTDNIIYINCSTPEIACTTIVCSLNTLKTLQDVGKLVIKFLLNVDKFKANFRNKRAVVKFITEVNVEIIKPDERLDINGTRSTVEVMTMFYYTPKMEKLQLWIIIVSVLVGLLLLCICVAILNMLGFFKRKGKQDLTKQEIDE from the exons ATGAACATACTTATACGGAAACAATTTGGTTGGTTTGGGAGTGCCATTTCTGTAGACGAAATAAATGGGATTCTGACA GTGTGCGCACCACGGACAATTGTAGTGATTTCAAAACCAttcacaaatattaatttcgaaactttGCAAGGCATGTGTTACAgtggaaaagtttcttcgGGCGTGTTGTCAATCGAAGACAAGAATCTTATGTCCTATA GTTTTGATTCGAAATTTTGGTACAATCCGCTTCATGGTTTTTCTGTTCATTATGCTTCAATGaag caAACCAAAGGCAACGAAGacaaaaaagagagaaaaataaatcgcaTCATAGGGAAGCCAAAACACGAAGATTATGGCACCGTGGATGtagtatatttaaatgaaacgatGTCCATAGAGTTGTCGTTTCTTGACAATTTATCTCAGTTTG GATACAGCGTTGAATCTGGATACTTTTTCAAAAAAGATCAATTACTCTTCGTCAGTGGGGCTCCCGGGTGGCACTATGTTGGCACG GTAATAATAGTCAACCCAGAGTCCCGTGAGTTCGTTACAAAGCTAGATGGAACTCATATTGGCGAATTTTTTGGAGCCAGTTTGGCCGTAGGGGATTTAAACAATGACGGTCTAGATGATCTTCTAATTGGAGCACCCCTTTGGGGAGAAGATAACGGCAGAGTCTATGTATTTGTCGGTACATCCAAA GGACAATTTGAAATGACTCAAATATTATACGGGACCGCAGAAGGAGGTCATTTTGGATATGCCATAGCTAGCGGTGATTTGGATGCTGATGGATTCGATG ATATTATTGTGGGATCACCTTGGGAGAACGATGGCGTGATCTATGTATTCAATGGCGGTTCAGATTATCTGGAAGTGTCGGAGCGAATCGAAGCTGcaaaatttttactgcgtCCTTCGCAGAAAATACAGAGATTTGGATTTTCAATATCAAAACCGATTGACATCGATGCAAATGG ATATTTGGATATCGCAGTTGGCGCATACAAATCAGGACACGCTATAATACTACGTAGTAAACCAGTAACAAGAACACAACTTTTAATTGAGACTGTACCTAATACTTTACAAAGAGACGCTAGGCAATTCTTGGTTAAAATATGCCCGCTATACTTTGTACGTAATGTACGTTATAATAGTGAGCAAG tgaATCATAATTCATTTCTAGCTATAAAATCTAAGATTACAGTTACTATAGACGAACGTTACCAGCGAACTCAACAAACAATTTTGGAGTTGAAATCTTCTAACTTGACGTCAAATGTTTGCCTATCTGCTCAAGTTAATATTTCG AGAAACATACGAGATTTTATCGAGCCGATTAGTATTTTTGCGAAACatgattttttatatgataatacgtcgagtaatttttgcaaatactGTCTTGTTGAAGAGcgaaacaataaattacaaactgCTCAAGCTTTCCTTCCTTTCAACATCGGCTGTGGAGAAGATAAAGTTTGTAATTCTAATATATCCGCTactgcaaaattttataatatacaatacaatgATACGTGGGTTATTGGTTCGAGCGATATAAGTTTAGAAATCAGTTTGAAAAACTATGGAGAACCTGCGTACCTTACTATACTTGAGTTCACATTCCCTGAGAGAATAATGTTACGTAGCATTTTACCCTTTTGTCAAGAAGACaactcgaaagaaaatttaatagtaaTCTGTGATACGGGAAACCCCATTTGGAACGGAGAGGAG agaagtGTTAAATTAAACTTGGATATGAGACACTTAATTAATGGATCGCTGTATGaccataataaattatatttttacgcaaTCATAAAAACTCGTAGTATAAATCATGGAATGACAAACATAAGCAAAActcttaatttaataaacgaggTTTCTCTATCTCTGCATGG gaAAGCAAATGAAGAAGCCTACTATTTAACTACTTTAAACGAAAGTTCTTCAAATATTACTTTTCAACATACTTATCAAGTGTATAAACTTGGAGCATCGCCTATAGAAGATGCACAACTTGTTGTTAAAGTGCCATTAGCTAAAGAAGACTCAACAACGttgatatatatgtacaaaccTCAA CTATACATATCAGGGGAACTTTTTGAATGCTCTTCCGAGAGTACTTTAGTAGATAGTCAACTAGGTGAAGTTCAAGAGGAATCATTCTTAGATAAATTTGATATGCACGAAAGAAACGTAGAGGCTTCAGTCGTATACCTAAGTGACGCGAAGAATGTTCAAACTCCAGAAAcattgaacaaaaatttgacagataatattatttatataaattgttcaaCACCTGAGATAGCTTGTACGACCATCGTATGCAGTTTAAATACGCTGAAAACGTTACAAGATGTTGGAAAGTTagtgattaaatttttattaaatgtcgATAAATTTAAAG CCAACTTTAGGAATAAAAGAGCCGTTGTCAAATTTATCACCGAGGTGAACGTAGAAATCATAAAACCAGATGAAAGGCTAGATATCAATGGAACCCg TTCAACAGTAGAAGTTATGACAATGTTTTATTACACTCCAAAAATGGAAAAGCTACAGCTATGGATTATTATCGTTTCTGTTTTGGTCGGACTGTTATTATTATGCATTTGTGTCGCAATTTTAAACATG tTAGGTTTCTTTAAACGGAAAGGGAAACAGGACTTAACGAAACAAGAAATTGATGAA TGA
- the LOC122566402 gene encoding integrin alpha-8-like isoform X1 encodes MVYRILVIEIFLLFVGTVYGYNVDIDFPIIYSYNVNNYFGYTVRLYYEPDTDTPWLIVGAPKGNYSLPSIQRFPYLIEPGVVFRCAIKNSKCQIIKPEKIENEKGYETRFAMNILIRKQFGWFGSAISVDEINGILTVCAPRTIVVISKPFTNINFETLQGMCYSGKVSSGVLSIEDKNLMSYSFDSKFWYNPLHGFSVHYASMKQTKGNEDKKERKINRIIGKPKHEDYGTVDVVYLNETMSIELSFLDNLSQFGYSVESGYFFKKDQLLFVSGAPGWHYVGTVIIVNPESREFVTKLDGTHIGEFFGASLAVGDLNNDGLDDLLIGAPLWGEDNGRVYVFVGTSKGQFEMTQILYGTAEGGHFGYAIASGDLDADGFDDIIVGSPWENDGVIYVFNGGSDYLEVSERIEAAKFLLRPSQKIQRFGFSISKPIDIDANGYLDIAVGAYKSGHAIILRSKPVTRTQLLIETVPNTLQRDARQFLVKICPLYFVRNVRYNSEQVNHNSFLAIKSKITVTIDERYQRTQQTILELKSSNLTSNVCLSAQVNISRNIRDFIEPISIFAKHDFLYDNTSSNFCKYCLVEERNNKLQTAQAFLPFNIGCGEDKVCNSNISATAKFYNIQYNDTWVIGSSDISLEISLKNYGEPAYLTILEFTFPERIMLRSILPFCQEDNSKENLIVICDTGNPIWNGEERSVKLNLDMRHLINGSLYDHNKLYFYAIIKTRSINHGMTNISKTLNLINEVSLSLHGKANEEAYYLTTLNESSSNITFQHTYQVYKLGASPIEDAQLVVKVPLAKEDSTTLIYMYKPQLYISGELFECSSESTLVDSQLGEVQEESFLDKFDMHERNVEASVVYLSDAKNVQTPETLNKNLTDNIIYINCSTPEIACTTIVCSLNTLKTLQDVGKLVIKFLLNVDKFKANFRNKRAVVKFITEVNVEIIKPDERLDINGTRSTVEVMTMFYYTPKMEKLQLWIIIVSVLVGLLLLCICVAILNMLGFFKRKGKQDLTKQEIDE; translated from the exons ATGGTTTACAGAATACTTGTTATAGAAATATTCCTCTTGTTCGTTGGAACAGTGTATGGATATAATGTAGACATAGattttcctattatttattcttataacgttaataattatttcggtTACACTGTACGTTTATACTACGAACCGGACACTGATACACCCTG GTTGATAGTTGGAGCACCGAAAGGAAATTATTCCTTGCCTTCTATACAGAGATTTCCGTACCTGATCGAACCTGGTGTCGTGTTCCGGTGTGCGATTAAAAATAGCAAATGTCAAATAATCAAGCCAGAAAAGATTGAGAACGAAAAAGGATACGAAACGCGGTTCGCAATGAACATACTTATACGGAAACAATTTGGTTGGTTTGGGAGTGCCATTTCTGTAGACGAAATAAATGGGATTCTGACA GTGTGCGCACCACGGACAATTGTAGTGATTTCAAAACCAttcacaaatattaatttcgaaactttGCAAGGCATGTGTTACAgtggaaaagtttcttcgGGCGTGTTGTCAATCGAAGACAAGAATCTTATGTCCTATA GTTTTGATTCGAAATTTTGGTACAATCCGCTTCATGGTTTTTCTGTTCATTATGCTTCAATGaag caAACCAAAGGCAACGAAGacaaaaaagagagaaaaataaatcgcaTCATAGGGAAGCCAAAACACGAAGATTATGGCACCGTGGATGtagtatatttaaatgaaacgatGTCCATAGAGTTGTCGTTTCTTGACAATTTATCTCAGTTTG GATACAGCGTTGAATCTGGATACTTTTTCAAAAAAGATCAATTACTCTTCGTCAGTGGGGCTCCCGGGTGGCACTATGTTGGCACG GTAATAATAGTCAACCCAGAGTCCCGTGAGTTCGTTACAAAGCTAGATGGAACTCATATTGGCGAATTTTTTGGAGCCAGTTTGGCCGTAGGGGATTTAAACAATGACGGTCTAGATGATCTTCTAATTGGAGCACCCCTTTGGGGAGAAGATAACGGCAGAGTCTATGTATTTGTCGGTACATCCAAA GGACAATTTGAAATGACTCAAATATTATACGGGACCGCAGAAGGAGGTCATTTTGGATATGCCATAGCTAGCGGTGATTTGGATGCTGATGGATTCGATG ATATTATTGTGGGATCACCTTGGGAGAACGATGGCGTGATCTATGTATTCAATGGCGGTTCAGATTATCTGGAAGTGTCGGAGCGAATCGAAGCTGcaaaatttttactgcgtCCTTCGCAGAAAATACAGAGATTTGGATTTTCAATATCAAAACCGATTGACATCGATGCAAATGG ATATTTGGATATCGCAGTTGGCGCATACAAATCAGGACACGCTATAATACTACGTAGTAAACCAGTAACAAGAACACAACTTTTAATTGAGACTGTACCTAATACTTTACAAAGAGACGCTAGGCAATTCTTGGTTAAAATATGCCCGCTATACTTTGTACGTAATGTACGTTATAATAGTGAGCAAG tgaATCATAATTCATTTCTAGCTATAAAATCTAAGATTACAGTTACTATAGACGAACGTTACCAGCGAACTCAACAAACAATTTTGGAGTTGAAATCTTCTAACTTGACGTCAAATGTTTGCCTATCTGCTCAAGTTAATATTTCG AGAAACATACGAGATTTTATCGAGCCGATTAGTATTTTTGCGAAACatgattttttatatgataatacgtcgagtaatttttgcaaatactGTCTTGTTGAAGAGcgaaacaataaattacaaactgCTCAAGCTTTCCTTCCTTTCAACATCGGCTGTGGAGAAGATAAAGTTTGTAATTCTAATATATCCGCTactgcaaaattttataatatacaatacaatgATACGTGGGTTATTGGTTCGAGCGATATAAGTTTAGAAATCAGTTTGAAAAACTATGGAGAACCTGCGTACCTTACTATACTTGAGTTCACATTCCCTGAGAGAATAATGTTACGTAGCATTTTACCCTTTTGTCAAGAAGACaactcgaaagaaaatttaatagtaaTCTGTGATACGGGAAACCCCATTTGGAACGGAGAGGAG agaagtGTTAAATTAAACTTGGATATGAGACACTTAATTAATGGATCGCTGTATGaccataataaattatatttttacgcaaTCATAAAAACTCGTAGTATAAATCATGGAATGACAAACATAAGCAAAActcttaatttaataaacgaggTTTCTCTATCTCTGCATGG gaAAGCAAATGAAGAAGCCTACTATTTAACTACTTTAAACGAAAGTTCTTCAAATATTACTTTTCAACATACTTATCAAGTGTATAAACTTGGAGCATCGCCTATAGAAGATGCACAACTTGTTGTTAAAGTGCCATTAGCTAAAGAAGACTCAACAACGttgatatatatgtacaaaccTCAA CTATACATATCAGGGGAACTTTTTGAATGCTCTTCCGAGAGTACTTTAGTAGATAGTCAACTAGGTGAAGTTCAAGAGGAATCATTCTTAGATAAATTTGATATGCACGAAAGAAACGTAGAGGCTTCAGTCGTATACCTAAGTGACGCGAAGAATGTTCAAACTCCAGAAAcattgaacaaaaatttgacagataatattatttatataaattgttcaaCACCTGAGATAGCTTGTACGACCATCGTATGCAGTTTAAATACGCTGAAAACGTTACAAGATGTTGGAAAGTTagtgattaaatttttattaaatgtcgATAAATTTAAAG CCAACTTTAGGAATAAAAGAGCCGTTGTCAAATTTATCACCGAGGTGAACGTAGAAATCATAAAACCAGATGAAAGGCTAGATATCAATGGAACCCg TTCAACAGTAGAAGTTATGACAATGTTTTATTACACTCCAAAAATGGAAAAGCTACAGCTATGGATTATTATCGTTTCTGTTTTGGTCGGACTGTTATTATTATGCATTTGTGTCGCAATTTTAAACATG tTAGGTTTCTTTAAACGGAAAGGGAAACAGGACTTAACGAAACAAGAAATTGATGAA TGA